From the genome of uncultured Bacteroides sp.:
TCAATATTTTTATCGTTTTAGGCAATTCTTACAAATGCCTTTAAAATAGTAATGTATTTCTGTTATAACATGCCCGTCCGAGTTCAAACCACTAACTTCCTGCTCTGATGAAGATATAGGTAAATCATAAATCTTCATACATTTTTTACACAGAAAGTGGGAATGAGGTGAAGTATCACCGTCGAAACAAACATTATTTTCATCAATAGTGAGCATCAATGCAGCTCCTTGTTCTGCCAGAAGTTTCAGCGTGTTGTACACTGTTGTTTTTGACAAAGTTGGTATTGATTTACTTAGAGCTGAATAAACAACATCAGCACTTGGGTGCGTACGATGTTTCAACAAATAATCCATTATGGCAATTCTTTGCACTGATGGCTTAATGTTATATGTAATTAATTTATCGTATGCATTCATTTCTTTTTAGTTTTACTTCCAAAATTGTAATCATTACAATCTTATAACGATTGCAAAGGTAGAAACATTTCTGAATCTACCAAAGAATTTTGAATTATTTTTTTATTTAGCCTTGCTTTTGATAAATAGAAGGTGCCATGCCAAACTGTGATTTAAAGCATTTACTAAAGTAGAAAGGATCGTTAATTCCCACTTTATAAGACACTTCGGCTACAGTCAGGTTTGTAGAGATAAGCAATTCCGCAGCTTTCTTCATACGAATAATCCGAAGATATTCATTTGGAGAATGCCCTGTGATACCTTTTACCTTTTTATAGAATACCGTTCTACCCAATTCCATTTTTGCAGCAAAATCATCAACTGAGAACTCTGCATTTGCAATTTCTCTTTCCAGAATTTCATGCAGTTTGTCAATAAATTCTTTATCTCTGTCTGTAGAACAGATGGCTGGACGCTTTACTCCTGGTTCACTTGAAAACTTATCTCTAAGTTTTTCACGCTGTTCAATCAGCTTAGTTATACGAGTTAATAGTAATTTAACGCTGAAAGGTTTAGATATGTAGGCATCAGCACCACTTTCAATTCCCTCTAAATGATTTTCGGGAGTACCTAATGCTGTAAGCAAAATAATAGGAATGTGACTGGTCTGCAAATCTTCTTTCAGTTTCTTTGTAACATCATATCCATTCATTCTCGGCATTAACACGTCACACACAATTAAATCTGCATCATATTCTTGCAGCTTTTCAATTCCGGCAAGACCATCTTCGGCAGTTTCAACTTCAAAATAAACACCGATTTCTTCTTTTAAGAACTGACGTACATCGTTGTCATCCTCGATAATAAGTATTTTGTAATTATTTAAAGGAGCCGCAGCCGCCATTTCCTGAGATTCCTGAGCTGTGAGCTTCACATTATTCATGATATGCTCCTCTTTCAATAACACATTATTAGGAATCAGGAAGTCTGTTTCATTATAAACTTTTTCATCCAAAGGCAGAGTTACATTAAATACAGACCCGCCACCTACATTTTCCTCATACCAGATTGTGCCTTTATGCACCCCTACCAGCTCATGAACAAGATGAAGACCTATACCTATACTATTACCTGAGAAATTACTTTGCATAAAACGGTTGAATAGTTCCGAACGTTTTTCCTTAGGAATACCTACTCCGGTATCTTTAACCTGTATAAGAAGATTATTCTTTACATTATCTACAGTAACAATCAAACTCACTGTCCCCTTAGAAGGTGTATATTTAAAGGCATTTGAAAGTAAATTATAGACTATCTTATCAAGTTTTTCCTTATCTATAAACATTTTACAAGAATCTACTGATGAATTAAACTGAAAATCCATATTCTTTGATTCCGAAGTGTCGTTAAAACTCAAGAATATTTCATTTATAAATGCAATAACATCCGTATTTTCCAATGAAAGTGCCAGTTTATTATTCTGCATCTTTCTGAACTCGAGTAACTGATCTATTAATCGAACCATACGGTTTGTACTTTTCTCCATTGTTTGCAATGGATGTTCTAATTCACCAGGAACATGCTCCATACGCTGAATTCTCTCCAAAGCTCCTTTTATAAGAGTTAGCGGTGTACGGAATTCATGAGAGATATTGGTAAAGAATACCAGTTTATAATCTGTAAGTTGTTTTTCGACCTGAATCTTATTATGAAGTCGTGTAAAGTCACGTGCTATTTTATAAGCAAAATATAAAGCTGCTCCAAAAACAATAATATAAATGAGGAAAGCCCATGTAGTGCGCCAAAAAGGTGGAGCAATTTCAATATCGAGCGTTGTTATCCGGGAATCCCACACACCCGAACCGTTACACACTTTTACCTTTAATAAATATTCACCCGGAGGCAGATTTTTGTATGCAGCAAAGTTCAAAGATGTAGGCACACTCCAATCTTTATCATAATTTTCAAGCTTATATGAGTATCTTGTAAGTTCTGATTCATAGAAATTAAATGAAGAAAAATCGAGCACAAAAGAATTCTGAGAATAGTTCAGCTTTATCTTGTCTGAATAAGATATTGATTGTTTCAATGGAGAATCCTGATCTTCCGGACTAACATTAATACCATTAATCTTAAGACTGGTAAATACAACCGGAGAAGAAGTGAAAGGTCTTTTTATCTTCTTGGAATCGAATACTATTAAACCATAATTTGTTCCAAAAATAAGTTTTCCATCAGCACATGTACTGGTACTGTTTTCACCATAAACATTACCTAACGCATAACTTGAGAAAAAATAATTCTCAAAAATCTTTGTTTCCGGATAAAACTTAGACATTCCATATTCTGTAGCAATCCATAAGTTACCGCTTTTATCTTCGTTTATTGACTGAACAACATCATTCACTAATCCATTCTGGGTTGTATAATGGTCAAAAACAATCGATTGATAATCTTTGCTTAACTGACAAGTACTAAATCCGGCACCCGAAGTTCCAATCCATATACGTCCGTTCTTATCTTCCATAATGGAACGAATTTCGTTACTCTTTAGCTTGCCATTATTATAGTTGAAGGTATAATAAGCTCTTGGATTCTTTATTAGTAGATCGGGGTTAAAAACATAAACACCGGCACTGGTTCCCATCCAAATCATTCCATTTCGGTCCTGTAAAAGAACTCTAACCTGCTTCTGGCCATAGAACTGATTTAAGAAATGCTTAAAAATATACTTGCCATTCTGTGGTACAGCCAAATCAAGCCCACCACCAAATGTAGCAATCCACATTCTTTTTTTACTGTCTTTTAATATAGCAAAGATATTATTCTCAGAAATTGAATTAAGATTATTTGAATCATGTTTATACCAAACGTTATCAATACATAATCCGTCTCCCCGGCTTCCAATCCATATCTTCCCTGAAGCATCTTCTTTTACTGCGTAAATGTTTGTATGAAAATTATGCATTACCAACTTCATATTTAAATGAGAGTTGTAAACATAAACAGATCCTTTTCTGGTACCTATCCATATATCTCCATTATTCATCTTCGATATCATTCGAATGGTATTTGAACGGTCGGATAAAGATTTATCTTCCGGATAAATACGGTTAGTACTTTCATTCAGAACTGTAATTTTAGAAAGTCCCGCAAATTCAGAGCTCACCCAGATTTCGCCAGATTTATCTTCCATAACGTACTGAAGAAAATCAGAACTTATATGACTAAAGCCATCAATATTAGAAGTAAAATGATCTAATTCATCCTTTGCAATATTGTAAGCAAACAAACCATTACCATAAGTTGATATCCATATTATATTTCTGGAATCTTGTACAAAATGGTATCGTTCATTATCGATATAGTTTATTTTATTTTGTGGAATAAGCTGGAAGCTTTTTACTTTTTTTGTGCGAACATTAACATACCACACTTTACCTGTATGGTTATATACCCAGCAGTTACCTTTATTATCGATCAGAGTAGAACCCGAAAGAATTGTTTCATTAAATAAACTATTATTCTTATATAATTTTTTGGTATCAAAATTAAATACATAGATACCATTGCTGGTAAAGATTATCCATTCGTTATTTAATTCGAGACAGCCGGTAGGAGTTGCAATTCCTTCGACAAGAGAAGACGAGGCAATAGATTGTAACTTATTACTAACAGGATTATACCAAAGAATTTCATTTCTGTCGGTTAGAAAATAAGTTTGTCCTTTGTAAGTTGACAACTTGAAATACGATCTACTGCGATCTACTACAGTACTACTTCCTCCAGTTACTTTTGTAAGTCCACGCTGTGTTCCAATCCATATATTTCCTCTTGAATCTTCAGAAACAAATACGACCAAATCACTTGTCAGGTTTCCATTCTTTTTCTTATAAGTAACAGACGTGAAAGCGCCATTTTCATATTTCACCTGCCGGCAACCATTTCCGGAATGCCATAACCATACATCTCCGTTTTTAGCAATATACTTTTTAGAATAGCTTTGTTTTAATTCTCCCTTTCCAGTGA
Proteins encoded in this window:
- a CDS encoding transcriptional repressor produces the protein MNAYDKLITYNIKPSVQRIAIMDYLLKHRTHPSADVVYSALSKSIPTLSKTTVYNTLKLLAEQGAALMLTIDENNVCFDGDTSPHSHFLCKKCMKIYDLPISSSEQEVSGLNSDGHVITEIHYYFKGICKNCLKR
- a CDS encoding two-component regulator propeller domain-containing protein, with product MKKQSLFLLLFLFFILRSFASIEIRSKQITTSNGLANNSVRYIFQDSKGFIWMGTLNGLCRYDGNSFLTFKPQFGNNLSLVDHRIYDLEEDKNGFLWINTSAELYSCYDLKHDCFVDFTGKGELKQSYSKKYIAKNGDVWLWHSGNGCRQVKYENGAFTSVTYKKKNGNLTSDLVVFVSEDSRGNIWIGTQRGLTKVTGGSSTVVDRSRSYFKLSTYKGQTYFLTDRNEILWYNPVSNKLQSIASSSLVEGIATPTGCLELNNEWIIFTSNGIYVFNFDTKKLYKNNSLFNETILSGSTLIDNKGNCWVYNHTGKVWYVNVRTKKVKSFQLIPQNKINYIDNERYHFVQDSRNIIWISTYGNGLFAYNIAKDELDHFTSNIDGFSHISSDFLQYVMEDKSGEIWVSSEFAGLSKITVLNESTNRIYPEDKSLSDRSNTIRMISKMNNGDIWIGTRKGSVYVYNSHLNMKLVMHNFHTNIYAVKEDASGKIWIGSRGDGLCIDNVWYKHDSNNLNSISENNIFAILKDSKKRMWIATFGGGLDLAVPQNGKYIFKHFLNQFYGQKQVRVLLQDRNGMIWMGTSAGVYVFNPDLLIKNPRAYYTFNYNNGKLKSNEIRSIMEDKNGRIWIGTSGAGFSTCQLSKDYQSIVFDHYTTQNGLVNDVVQSINEDKSGNLWIATEYGMSKFYPETKIFENYFFSSYALGNVYGENSTSTCADGKLIFGTNYGLIVFDSKKIKRPFTSSPVVFTSLKINGINVSPEDQDSPLKQSISYSDKIKLNYSQNSFVLDFSSFNFYESELTRYSYKLENYDKDWSVPTSLNFAAYKNLPPGEYLLKVKVCNGSGVWDSRITTLDIEIAPPFWRTTWAFLIYIIVFGAALYFAYKIARDFTRLHNKIQVEKQLTDYKLVFFTNISHEFRTPLTLIKGALERIQRMEHVPGELEHPLQTMEKSTNRMVRLIDQLLEFRKMQNNKLALSLENTDVIAFINEIFLSFNDTSESKNMDFQFNSSVDSCKMFIDKEKLDKIVYNLLSNAFKYTPSKGTVSLIVTVDNVKNNLLIQVKDTGVGIPKEKRSELFNRFMQSNFSGNSIGIGLHLVHELVGVHKGTIWYEENVGGGSVFNVTLPLDEKVYNETDFLIPNNVLLKEEHIMNNVKLTAQESQEMAAAAPLNNYKILIIEDDNDVRQFLKEEIGVYFEVETAEDGLAGIEKLQEYDADLIVCDVLMPRMNGYDVTKKLKEDLQTSHIPIILLTALGTPENHLEGIESGADAYISKPFSVKLLLTRITKLIEQREKLRDKFSSEPGVKRPAICSTDRDKEFIDKLHEILEREIANAEFSVDDFAAKMELGRTVFYKKVKGITGHSPNEYLRIIRMKKAAELLISTNLTVAEVSYKVGINDPFYFSKCFKSQFGMAPSIYQKQG